A window of Roseovarius sp. THAF27 contains these coding sequences:
- a CDS encoding SlyX family protein, producing MQDLEEKIAHLIRAVDDLSDTVARQETVIALLNRRVQLLLEREAERESTMDGQSVVGDSRPPHW from the coding sequence ATGCAAGATCTCGAAGAGAAAATCGCCCACCTGATCCGGGCCGTGGACGACCTGTCCGACACGGTCGCCCGGCAGGAAACCGTGATCGCCCTGCTCAATCGCCGCGTTCAGCTGCTGCTGGAGCGCGAGGCCGAACGCGAGTCGACGATGGACGGCCAGAGCGTCGTCGGCGACAGCCGCCCGCCCCACTGGTAG
- the dnaE gene encoding DNA polymerase III subunit alpha codes for MSSSPRFIHLRVHTEYSLLEGAVRLKKLADLCTKHQMPAVAVTDTNNMFAALEFSVTAQGAGVQPIMGCQMDLQYMTPEPGKRPVPPAPVVLLAQNEEGYENLMKLNSALYLRGDGQLAHLTVEDLEAHGASVICLSGGPEGAVGKLLQLGQRPAAEALMQRLAGIFGDRLYVELQRHRGEAGVPEAEAQTERGFVEMAYAMDLPLVATNDVYFPDTRMYEAHDAMICVAEGAYVDQSEPRRRLTAEHYFKSPAEMATLFADLPEALENTVEIAQRCAFGAYRRDPILPRFADDEVDELRRQAQEGLKDRLAVIPHAASVEEYEERLEFELGIIEGMGFPGYFLIVADFIKWAKDHDIPVGPGRGSGAGSLVAYALTITDLDPLRYSLLFERFLNPERVSMPDFDIDFCMDRREEVIQYVQQKYGRDKVGQIITFGALLSKAAVRDIGRVLQMPYGQVDRLSKMIPVEGVKPVSIEKALAQEERLREEARNEEVVDRLLKYGMQVEGLLRNASTHAAGVVIGDRSLDELVPLYQDPRSDMPATQFNMKWVEQAGLVKFDFLGLKTLTVIQNAIEQIHAGGRDLHTAADGSQIYEPNEGAENDIGQIPLDDEKTYALYAKAKTVAVFQVESSGMMDALKRMKPTCIEDIVALVALYRPGPMENIPKYCEVKNGLSERDYLHKSVDHILDETQGIIVYQEQVMQIAQEMAGYSLGGADLLRRAMGKKIQEAMDAERPKFIAGAKENGVDDAKALEVWNLLDKFANYGFNKSHAAAYAVVSYQTAWLKTNHPVEFMAGVMNCDIHLTDKLAVYFEEVKKGLELPWAPPCVNRSDATFQVKDGVLHYGLGALKNVGVEAMRLIVAARREGGEEAPDQVRGAADEKPFVTLYDFARRVDLKAVGKRPLEMLARSGAFDELDRNRRRVFDSLEALMRYSAAIHEQKGSAQVSLFGEAGEDLPEPRLSPVEDWLPAERLTEEYAAVGFYLSGHPLDDYMAALKRKDVKTLDEVNEMAARSGAVVAKMAGVVAGRQERKSARGNRFAFVQLSDVTGGYEVTMFSDTLEVAREHLETGNQVVIVVEATMESDQLKLLARSVQPADAVVADAGASGLKIFVDSETAIGSVAQVLSNAPATAARGGRGPIRFCLMDQALPGEVEIDAGREFPVTPQIKGAIKSLDGVVMVEDL; via the coding sequence ATGAGCAGTTCCCCCCGATTCATCCATCTTCGCGTCCATACCGAGTATTCCCTGCTGGAAGGGGCGGTTCGGCTGAAAAAGCTGGCCGACCTTTGTACAAAGCATCAGATGCCCGCGGTGGCCGTGACCGACACCAACAACATGTTCGCCGCTTTGGAATTTTCCGTCACGGCGCAGGGGGCGGGCGTGCAGCCGATCATGGGCTGCCAGATGGACCTGCAATACATGACGCCCGAGCCGGGCAAGCGGCCCGTGCCGCCCGCGCCGGTGGTTCTGCTGGCGCAGAACGAGGAAGGCTACGAGAACCTGATGAAGCTCAATTCCGCGCTTTACCTGCGTGGGGACGGGCAGCTGGCGCATCTGACGGTCGAGGATCTGGAGGCGCATGGCGCGTCTGTGATCTGCCTGAGTGGCGGGCCGGAGGGCGCGGTGGGCAAGCTCTTGCAGCTGGGCCAGCGCCCGGCGGCGGAGGCGCTTATGCAGCGGCTGGCCGGGATTTTCGGCGACCGGCTCTACGTGGAATTGCAGCGGCATCGCGGCGAGGCCGGGGTGCCGGAGGCCGAGGCCCAGACCGAGCGCGGGTTCGTCGAGATGGCCTATGCCATGGACCTGCCGCTGGTGGCGACGAATGACGTCTATTTTCCCGACACCAGGATGTACGAGGCGCATGACGCGATGATCTGCGTCGCGGAAGGCGCTTATGTGGACCAATCCGAGCCGCGGCGGCGGCTGACGGCGGAGCATTATTTCAAGTCGCCCGCCGAGATGGCGACGCTGTTCGCCGACCTGCCCGAGGCGCTGGAGAACACGGTGGAGATCGCGCAACGCTGCGCCTTTGGCGCGTATCGGCGCGACCCGATCCTGCCGCGCTTTGCCGATGACGAGGTGGACGAGCTGCGGCGGCAGGCGCAGGAGGGGCTGAAGGATCGGCTGGCGGTCATCCCGCACGCGGCCTCGGTCGAGGAATACGAGGAGCGGCTGGAATTCGAGCTGGGGATCATCGAGGGTATGGGCTTCCCGGGGTATTTCCTCATCGTTGCCGATTTCATCAAGTGGGCCAAGGACCACGACATCCCGGTGGGGCCGGGGCGCGGGTCGGGCGCGGGCAGCCTTGTGGCCTATGCGCTGACGATCACGGACCTCGACCCGCTGCGGTACTCGCTGCTCTTCGAGCGGTTTTTGAACCCCGAGCGGGTCAGCATGCCGGATTTCGACATCGACTTCTGCATGGATCGCCGGGAAGAGGTGATCCAGTACGTGCAGCAGAAGTACGGGCGCGACAAGGTGGGGCAGATCATCACATTCGGTGCCCTTTTGTCCAAGGCGGCGGTGCGTGATATCGGGCGGGTTTTGCAGATGCCCTATGGGCAGGTGGACCGCCTGTCGAAGATGATCCCGGTGGAGGGGGTGAAGCCCGTTTCCATCGAGAAGGCGCTGGCGCAGGAGGAGCGCCTGCGCGAGGAGGCCCGCAACGAGGAGGTCGTGGACCGCCTGCTGAAATACGGGATGCAGGTGGAGGGGCTGTTGCGCAACGCCTCGACCCATGCGGCCGGCGTGGTGATCGGGGACCGGTCGCTGGATGAGCTGGTGCCGCTGTACCAGGACCCGCGCTCGGACATGCCGGCGACGCAGTTCAACATGAAATGGGTCGAGCAGGCCGGGCTGGTGAAGTTCGACTTCCTGGGCCTGAAGACGCTGACGGTGATCCAGAACGCGATCGAGCAGATTCACGCGGGAGGGCGGGATTTGCATACGGCGGCGGATGGGAGCCAGATTTACGAGCCGAACGAGGGGGCGGAGAACGATATCGGGCAGATCCCGCTCGATGACGAGAAGACCTATGCGCTTTATGCCAAGGCGAAGACGGTCGCGGTGTTCCAGGTGGAAAGCTCGGGCATGATGGATGCCCTAAAGCGGATGAAGCCCACCTGCATCGAGGATATCGTGGCGCTGGTGGCGCTGTACCGGCCCGGGCCGATGGAGAATATTCCGAAATATTGCGAGGTGAAGAACGGGCTGAGCGAGCGCGATTACCTGCACAAGTCGGTGGATCATATCCTGGACGAGACGCAGGGCATCATCGTCTATCAGGAACAGGTGATGCAGATCGCGCAGGAGATGGCCGGGTATTCCCTGGGCGGTGCGGACCTTTTGCGCCGGGCCATGGGCAAGAAGATCCAGGAGGCGATGGATGCCGAGCGGCCCAAGTTTATCGCGGGGGCCAAGGAAAACGGGGTGGACGACGCCAAGGCGCTGGAAGTCTGGAACCTTCTGGACAAGTTCGCCAACTATGGCTTCAACAAGTCGCACGCGGCGGCCTACGCGGTGGTCAGTTACCAAACCGCGTGGCTGAAGACCAATCACCCGGTGGAGTTCATGGCAGGCGTCATGAACTGCGATATCCACCTGACGGACAAGCTGGCCGTCTATTTCGAGGAAGTGAAGAAGGGGCTGGAATTGCCCTGGGCGCCGCCTTGCGTGAATCGGTCGGACGCGACGTTCCAGGTGAAGGACGGCGTGCTGCATTATGGCTTGGGCGCGCTGAAGAACGTGGGCGTCGAGGCGATGCGACTGATCGTGGCGGCGCGGCGTGAGGGGGGCGAGGAGGCCCCGGATCAGGTCCGGGGCGCGGCAGACGAGAAGCCGTTCGTGACGCTTTATGATTTCGCGCGGCGGGTGGATCTGAAGGCGGTGGGCAAGCGGCCGCTGGAGATGCTGGCGCGGTCGGGTGCCTTTGATGAGCTGGATCGGAACCGGCGGCGGGTGTTCGACAGCCTGGAGGCGCTGATGCGCTATTCGGCGGCGATCCACGAGCAGAAGGGCTCGGCGCAGGTGTCGCTCTTCGGCGAGGCGGGGGAGGACCTGCCGGAGCCGCGGCTGAGCCCGGTCGAGGACTGGTTGCCCGCAGAGCGGCTGACCGAGGAATATGCCGCCGTGGGTTTCTACCTGTCGGGGCATCCGCTGGACGATTACATGGCCGCGCTGAAGCGCAAGGACGTGAAGACGCTGGACGAGGTCAACGAGATGGCCGCGCGGTCGGGCGCCGTCGTGGCTAAGATGGCGGGCGTCGTCGCCGGACGGCAGGAGCGGAAATCGGCGCGGGGCAACCGCTTTGCCTTCGTGCAGCTGAGCGATGTCACGGGCGGTTACGAGGTGACGATGTTCTCGGACACGCTGGAGGTGGCGCGCGAGCATCTGGAAACCGGCAACCAGGTGGTGATCGTGGTCGAGGCGACGATGGAAAGCGATCAGCTGAAGTTGTTGGCGCGGTCGGTGCAGCCCGCCGATGCGGTGGTCGCGGATGCGGGCGCCAGCGGGCTGAAGATCTTTGTCGACAGCGAGACCGCGATCGGGTCGGTCGCGCAGGTGCTGAGCAATGCGCCGGCGACCGCGGCGCGCGGCGGGCGCGGGCCGATCCGGTTCTGCCTGATGGATCAGGCACTGCCCGGCGAAGTGGAGATCGACGCGGGCCGCGAGTTTCCGGTGACGCCCCAGATCAAGGGCGCGATCAAGAGCCTCGACGGCGTGGTGATGGTCGAGGACCTCTGA
- the hisS gene encoding histidine--tRNA ligase, translating to MAKTKKAPRPKAETPKGFRDYFGVEVTERADMLRKIAGVYHRYGFDALETSAVETVEALGKFLPDVDRPNEGVFAWQEFDEDDKGDWMALRYDLTAPLARVYAQYRNDLPTPYRRYAMGPVWRNEKPGPGRYRQFYQCDADTVGTASMAADAEICAMLADTLEEVGIPRGDYLIRVNNRKVLNGVLEVMGLDEGDQRDAVLRTIDKFDKVGEEGVRALLTEGRLDASGAYIDGVGLTHAQAKPVLAFLTSKAEDAAETLANLRDAVGESAMGAEGVQELEAIADMLAAQGYGPDRIVIDPSVVRGLGYYTGPVYEAELTFEIFDDKGRKRQFGSVAGGGRYDDLVKRFTGQAVPATGVSIGVDRLLAALREKGRIGGSVEGPVVVTVMDRDRMADYQAMVSELRSAGIRAEVYLGNPKNFGNQMKYADRRGSPVAVIAGSDEFDAGKVQIKDLVLGAQIAENATLEEWKERPSQFEVPRDQLVAKVREMLDGQENGQG from the coding sequence ATGGCGAAGACCAAGAAGGCCCCGCGCCCCAAGGCGGAAACGCCCAAGGGGTTCCGCGATTATTTCGGTGTCGAAGTCACCGAGCGCGCCGACATGCTGCGCAAGATCGCCGGGGTCTATCATCGCTATGGCTTCGACGCGCTGGAGACGAGCGCGGTCGAGACGGTCGAGGCGCTGGGCAAGTTCCTGCCCGACGTGGACCGGCCCAATGAGGGCGTGTTTGCGTGGCAGGAGTTCGACGAGGACGACAAGGGCGACTGGATGGCGCTGCGCTATGACCTGACGGCGCCGCTGGCGCGGGTCTATGCACAGTATCGCAACGATCTGCCGACGCCGTATCGGCGCTATGCCATGGGGCCGGTGTGGCGGAATGAAAAGCCGGGGCCGGGGCGGTACCGGCAGTTCTATCAGTGCGACGCGGATACGGTGGGCACGGCCAGCATGGCCGCCGACGCGGAGATCTGCGCGATGCTGGCGGATACGCTGGAAGAGGTGGGCATTCCGAGGGGGGATTACCTCATTCGGGTGAACAACCGGAAGGTTCTGAATGGGGTGCTGGAGGTCATGGGCCTTGACGAAGGCGACCAGCGCGACGCGGTTCTTCGCACCATCGACAAGTTCGACAAGGTGGGCGAGGAGGGCGTGCGCGCGCTCTTGACCGAAGGGCGGCTGGATGCGTCGGGGGCCTATATCGACGGGGTTGGGCTGACCCATGCGCAGGCCAAGCCGGTGCTGGCCTTTCTGACCTCCAAGGCCGAGGACGCGGCGGAGACGCTGGCCAACCTGCGCGACGCGGTGGGCGAAAGCGCGATGGGCGCGGAGGGCGTGCAGGAGCTTGAGGCGATTGCCGACATGTTGGCGGCGCAGGGCTATGGCCCGGACCGGATCGTCATCGACCCGAGCGTGGTGCGAGGTCTTGGGTATTACACCGGGCCGGTTTACGAGGCGGAGCTGACCTTCGAGATCTTTGACGACAAGGGCCGGAAGCGGCAGTTCGGCTCGGTCGCGGGGGGTGGTCGGTATGACGACCTCGTGAAGCGGTTCACCGGGCAGGCGGTGCCGGCGACGGGGGTCAGCATCGGTGTGGATCGCCTGCTGGCGGCCTTGCGCGAGAAGGGGCGGATCGGGGGCTCGGTCGAGGGTCCCGTGGTGGTGACCGTCATGGACCGGGACCGGATGGCGGATTACCAGGCGATGGTGTCGGAGTTGCGGAGCGCAGGCATCCGGGCCGAGGTGTACCTTGGCAACCCCAAAAACTTTGGCAACCAGATGAAATACGCGGACCGGCGGGGCAGTCCCGTCGCGGTCATTGCGGGCAGCGACGAGTTCGATGCGGGCAAGGTGCAGATCAAGGATTTGGTCCTGGGCGCGCAGATTGCCGAGAACGCCACGCTGGAGGAATGGAAGGAACGCCCGAGCCAGTTCGAGGTGCCGCGCGACCAACTGGTCGCGAAGGTGCGCGAGATGCTGGACGGGCAGGAAAACGGACAGGGCTGA